Proteins encoded by one window of Lycium barbarum isolate Lr01 chromosome 11, ASM1917538v2, whole genome shotgun sequence:
- the LOC132617396 gene encoding probable polyamine oxidase 5 produces MVTKKPKVVIIGAGMAGLTAANKLYTTELLDLCVVEGGNRIGGRINTSEFFGDRIEMGATWIHGIGGSPVYNIAQHINSLQSDQPWECMDGLLETEVVTISEHGYGLNPSLVDPITNLFNKLMDFAQGKLVLEDENIAKSSNGGNLNMSLGSFLRRGLDAYWDSVKDDNKDIELDKWRKRSLEQGVFAMFENIQRTYTSAGDLQMLDFNAESEYRMFPGEEITIAKGYLSVIEALASVLPAGLIQLGRKVSKIEWQPDESLEIENGTSNKPVKLHFVDGSIMYADHVIVTVSLGVLKQGIHQDSGMFNPPLPSFKTQAISRLGFGVVNKLFLKLHPTHDEEYAINFPYLQMVFNQSEPNPKIPWWMRRTANLSPIYGKSNVLLSWFAGKEALELESLDDEEIIDGFSKTISSFLLNSKHFKQSNDLCNGHANESSFKVEKVLKSQWGTDPLFLGSYSYVAVGSSGDDLDAMAEPLPKRTTIHSNICSTPLQILFAGEATHRTHYSTTHGAYFSGLREANRLLHHYHCIDI; encoded by the coding sequence ATGGTGACCAAGAAACCAAAAGTAGTGATAATTGGGGCAGGAATGGCTGGTCTAACAGCTGCTAACAAACTCTATACAACAGAACTGTTAGATTTGTGTGTAGTTGAGGGTGGAAATAGGATTGGTGGAAGGATAAACACCTCAGAGTTTTTTGGTGATAGGATTGAGATGGGTGCTACTTGGATCCATGGAATTGGTGGCAGTCCTGTTTACAACATTGCTCAACATATTAACTCACTGCAATCTGATCAGCCTTGGGAGTGTATGGATGGACTCTTGGAAACTGAAGTAGTCACAATATCTGAACATGGATATGGGCTTAATCCTTCCCTTGTTGATCCCATCACAAATCTTTTCAACAAACTCATGGATTTTGCTCAAGGGAAATTAGTCCTTGAAGATGAAAATATTGCTAAATCATCCAATGGTGGAAATCTCAATATGAGTCTTGGTTCTTTCCTTAGGAGAGGCCTTGATGCTTATTGGGATTCAGTGAAAGATGACAATAAGGATATTGAGTTAGATAAATGGAGAAAAAGATCACTTGAACAAGGCGTTTTCGCGATGTTTGAGAATATACAGAGGACTTATACATCAGCTGGTGATTTGCAAATGCTAGATTTCAATGCAGAAAGCGAGTATCGCATGTTTCCTGGAGAAGAAATAACCATTGCTAAAGGTTATTTATCGGTGATCGAAGCTTTGGCCTCTGTTCTACCAGCTGGTTTGATCCAACTAGGCCGAAAAGTGTCAAAGATTGAGTGGCAGCCTGACGAATCACTCGAAATTGAAAATGGTACTAGTAATAAGCCAGTGAAGCTACATTTTGTTGATGGATCAATCATGTATGCTGATCATGTTATAGTTACAGTATCACTTGGAGTTCTAAAACAGGGAATACACCAAGATTCTGGTATGTTTAATCCCCCACTTCCTAGTTTCAAGACTCAAGCAATCTCAAGGCTTGGTTTTGGTGTTGTCAACAAGCTATTCTTGAAACTACATCCAACCCATGATGAAGAATATGCCATAAATTTCCCCTACCTGCAAATGGTATTCAATCAGTCAGAACCAAACCCAAAAATTCCTTGGTGGATGAGGAGGACAGCCAATTTGTCTCCAATTTATGGCAAGTCAAATGTTTTGTTATCATGGTTTGCAGGTAAAGAAGCTCTTGAGTTGGAATCTCTTGATGATGAGGAGATCATTGATGGGTTCTCAAAAACTATCTCTAGCTTCCTTTTAAACTCAAAGCATTTCAAGCAATCCAATGACTTGTGCAATGGGCATGCAAATGAGAGTAGCTTTAAAGTGGAAAAGGTGTTAAAGAGCCAATGGGGAACTGATCCACTTTTCTTGGGTTCATATAGTTATGTAGCAGTTGGATCAAGTGGAGATGATTTGGATGCTATGGCTGAGCCTTTGCCAAAAAGGACAACCATTCATTCAAATATTTGTTCTACTCCACTTCAAATTCTGTTTGCAGGGGAAGCAACACATAGAACCCACTATTCAACAACTCACGGTGCTTACTTTAGTGGCCTTAGAGAAGCCAATAGGCTTCTTCACCACTATCATTGTATTGATATATGA